A genomic region of Homalodisca vitripennis isolate AUS2020 chromosome 5, UT_GWSS_2.1, whole genome shotgun sequence contains the following coding sequences:
- the LOC124362310 gene encoding uncharacterized protein LOC124362310, with translation MFSSLFMTSLLNLIFVLVLVKILQQRVTSAAEHEEDGLFYSRGVGRQAAKITAIRVYIDTTTEKPVSHPKQQSKQTYTPLVTTPVLSTVQVPLANTSSFVYTFVNLFTSAMQRITLFFTKPFSFF, from the exons ATGTTCAGCTCTTTATTCATGACGTCATTACTAAATCTAATTTTCGTCCTTGTCCTAGTTAAG ATCTTACAACAAAGGGTTACTTCGGCAGCAGAACACGAAGAAGATGGATTATTCTACTCAAGAGGAGTTGGGCGTCAAGCTGCCAAGATAACAGCAATAAGAGTATACATAGATACGACCACAGAAAAACCAGTCTCTCATCCAAAACAACAGTCCAAACAAACATACACTCCCTTAGTAACAACTCCTGTACTGAGCACGGTACAGGTCCCACTTGCAAACACCTCATCTTTCGTGTACACTTTCGTGAACCTTTTTACCTCTGCTATGCAAAGAATAACCTTATTCTTCACAAAACCTTTTAGTTTCTTCTAA